From Oscillospiraceae bacterium CM, a single genomic window includes:
- a CDS encoding LPXTG cell wall anchor domain-containing protein, whose translation MNGLIAFSKKELTEQLRSFKALILMAVLFLFGMMSPLTAKILPDIFTGMQVQGITIIIPTPTAFDAYAQFFKNVGQMGLLVLLLLYGGLLSQDVTKGTLIVLLAKGLSRSAVIAAKFITSLIVWTAGYALAAFTAWGYTIYLFGADVVPNLLPAFFSLWLFGAFLLALLLFASTAAPGNYGGLLVTGAIIIVMLILNTFPIVSKWNPATLAASSTALLNGSLSTGEMAVTAYLTAGLIVALVALAIVIFKKKQL comes from the coding sequence ATGAACGGCTTGATCGCTTTTTCAAAGAAGGAATTGACAGAGCAGCTGCGCAGCTTTAAGGCCCTTATCCTGATGGCCGTTCTCTTCCTTTTCGGCATGATGAGCCCGCTCACGGCAAAAATCCTGCCGGACATTTTTACCGGGATGCAGGTTCAGGGCATTACAATCATTATTCCGACGCCGACCGCGTTTGACGCGTATGCCCAGTTTTTCAAAAACGTCGGCCAGATGGGGCTTTTGGTTCTCCTGCTTTTATACGGCGGCCTGCTGTCGCAGGATGTGACGAAGGGGACGCTGATTGTTCTGCTTGCCAAGGGGTTATCCCGCAGCGCCGTCATTGCAGCGAAGTTTATCACTTCACTCATCGTCTGGACTGCCGGATACGCCCTGGCCGCGTTTACCGCCTGGGGTTATACCATTTATCTCTTCGGCGCAGACGTCGTGCCGAACCTTCTGCCGGCTTTTTTCAGCCTCTGGCTTTTCGGGGCCTTCCTTCTTGCGCTGCTGCTTTTTGCCAGCACGGCAGCACCGGGCAATTACGGCGGGCTTTTGGTAACGGGCGCGATTATCATCGTGATGCTCATCCTGAACACCTTCCCGATTGTCTCAAAATGGAACCCCGCTACACTTGCGGCCTCGAGCACCGCGCTGTTAAACGGCTCTCTCTCAACCGGGGAAATGGCGGTGACGGCTTATCTCACGGCTGGTTTAATTGTGGCGCTCGTCGCGCTGGCCATCGTTATTTTCAAAAAAAAGCAGCTATGA
- a CDS encoding fibronectin type III domain-containing protein yields the protein MKLLSKLLAFIMTVCLVVQLLSVNLLTKALNVTATQVSAGANFTAILASDGTVWTWGQNEHGECGNGTVSATSQITQVTGLTDIAMISAGYYFCLALKSDGTVWAWGQNSNGELGIGTTSNYSDVPVQISALTGITQIAGGECFGMALKADGTVKTWGKNQFGQLGNGSTTDSSSPVQVSGLNGVSYISAGANAGYAVKASQSGIVYSWGNNAYGQLGDGTTINANTPIQVINLSGVSKLAGGGNHVLALLTSGALKAWGANDCVQLGNASWTNSSIPVDVANLNDPNSAVLISAGANDSFAIDSDGNGLCWGCNDYGALGDGTTDWHMVDNPIANLTNLTQISAGYQHTVALKSDGTIWSWGNNNFGQLGGFSENYSVIPVQSMDSEEDTTPPTAPTGLTFTSVTDTSVSLAWTAASDDVAVTGYDIYRDGTMVGTTANTTYTDTGLTAETSYSYDVKAKDAANNESTASNTLNVETTAASEAKVIQIAAGNGFTVVLKDDGTVWVWGRNDFDQCSTGTASDDEELTLVPGLTNVTEISAGLAFCMALKADGTVWTWGRNWNSELGDGDNYQYSTGVVQVSGLTNVTDIAAGAYHGLVLKVDGTVYAWGYNADGQLGNGTTNESDVPVQVNNLTGVNSIAAGAFSSYAVKSDGTAWSWGNNESGQLGNGTTNNTTAPVQVSNLTGVKFISAGFDHALALLTNDAVKAWGSNDCVQLGNASWTSSSTPVDVVNMDDPDSAIDISAGAYHSLAILADGTAVGWGNNDDGVLGDGSEAWHMVPNDVLNLTGLIQISGGYTHSVALTSAGTVWSWGKNDYGQLGGYIGDASLEPVQSITCEDDITAPTAPTGLTCSSRTGTTATLTWSSSTDNVGVTGYDVFRDGTKIGDSTTTSYTETGLTANTAYTYYVKAKDAAENISEASNTVEITTLSSNAMVQQVSAGGYFTAILKSDGTVWAWGQNDFNQCCTGTVSDSETLTQIPGLDNVIQISAGFDFCMALKTDGTVWAWGRNWNSELGDGDNYQFSTAAVQVVGLTNIKEISAGTYHGMALKTDGTVWSWGYNEYGQLGNGTTDESDTAAQISGLSGVKYIACGSYSSYSVKTDGTVWAWGKNDKGQLGDGTTVNKTVPVQVGGLSGVDKVAAGAEHALALLTTGIVMAWGANEEFQLGNGTSTNSSTPVNVTSLSSEGSAVEIATGDYQSFAIKADRTVAGWGYNDCGLLGDGTEISRSTPVAVSNLSSVTQIDGASYHSVALLEDGTVWSWGRNNCAQLGGSSLEYSTTAVLSKTSNGALSFEFSSYSITKPEADTSSITVSASGTDAEGNQIAPEEIVYSLQDTYLGVQVNDSTGVVTVSAEAELGTVTLVATFENITCTATLSIHDAASTTITLSAAQNNSYNVAVTGSSISSYSGVTYTVTYDAAVLQISDLCALTYAKETTTGDIAGTGITITSFTPGTIQFTVDKTIPSGTQWSGIIDVFQFVALQTQETTVHIE from the coding sequence ATGAAATTACTATCAAAGTTGTTGGCATTTATTATGACGGTATGCTTGGTTGTACAATTATTATCCGTTAATTTGCTTACAAAAGCACTAAATGTCACGGCCACCCAAGTATCAGCGGGAGCAAATTTCACAGCGATCCTCGCTTCGGACGGTACAGTTTGGACATGGGGCCAAAATGAGCATGGAGAGTGCGGAAACGGCACGGTTTCTGCAACGTCACAAATAACGCAAGTTACAGGTCTGACTGATATTGCAATGATATCAGCCGGTTACTATTTTTGTTTGGCGTTGAAGTCGGATGGAACGGTCTGGGCTTGGGGGCAAAACAGCAATGGTGAATTGGGTATTGGAACAACGAGCAATTACAGTGATGTACCCGTTCAAATCAGCGCGCTAACGGGAATAACACAAATTGCAGGTGGCGAATGTTTTGGAATGGCCTTAAAGGCAGATGGAACAGTAAAGACATGGGGAAAAAATCAGTTCGGGCAGCTTGGCAACGGATCGACGACTGATTCTTCCTCTCCGGTACAAGTAAGCGGCCTGAATGGTGTTAGCTATATTTCGGCCGGAGCAAATGCGGGTTATGCGGTTAAAGCGTCACAATCCGGGATTGTATATTCGTGGGGCAATAACGCTTACGGTCAGCTTGGGGATGGGACGACGATTAATGCAAACACGCCGATTCAGGTAATCAATCTGTCTGGCGTGAGTAAGCTCGCCGGCGGCGGAAATCATGTGCTGGCGCTCTTGACTTCTGGCGCGTTAAAGGCATGGGGCGCCAATGATTGTGTACAGCTTGGCAATGCATCTTGGACAAACAGTAGCATACCGGTTGATGTTGCTAATTTGAACGATCCTAATTCGGCCGTATTGATTTCAGCAGGCGCGAACGATAGTTTTGCAATTGATTCCGATGGTAATGGTCTATGTTGGGGTTGCAACGATTATGGTGCGCTAGGTGACGGGACAACGGACTGGCATATGGTCGATAATCCTATTGCTAATTTGACAAATTTGACACAAATTTCTGCAGGGTATCAACATACCGTTGCGCTGAAAAGTGACGGTACCATATGGTCATGGGGGAACAACAATTTTGGGCAACTGGGTGGTTTTTCTGAAAACTATTCGGTGATACCAGTCCAAAGCATGGATAGTGAGGAGGACACGACGCCGCCGACGGCACCGACAGGTCTTACATTTACCTCTGTTACGGATACGTCTGTTTCTCTTGCATGGACGGCGGCATCGGACGATGTGGCCGTCACGGGTTATGATATCTACCGCGACGGCACAATGGTTGGTACGACTGCCAACACGACATATACGGATACGGGCCTGACGGCGGAAACGTCGTATTCGTATGATGTCAAAGCGAAGGATGCCGCCAACAACGAATCAACCGCCAGCAATACGCTGAATGTTGAGACGACGGCTGCATCGGAAGCCAAAGTCATTCAGATTGCAGCAGGTAATGGATTCACAGTCGTCTTAAAAGATGATGGCACAGTGTGGGTGTGGGGAAGAAACGATTTTGACCAGTGCTCAACGGGGACAGCGTCCGACGATGAGGAACTGACGTTAGTGCCGGGGCTGACGAATGTGACGGAGATATCGGCGGGTCTTGCTTTCTGCATGGCGCTGAAAGCGGACGGTACCGTGTGGACGTGGGGACGCAACTGGAACAGCGAGCTGGGCGACGGGGATAACTATCAGTATAGCACAGGAGTTGTCCAGGTTTCAGGGTTGACAAATGTGACGGATATCGCGGCGGGTGCTTATCATGGTTTGGTATTGAAAGTAGACGGAACGGTTTACGCCTGGGGATATAACGCAGATGGGCAGCTTGGTAATGGAACGACAAATGAGTCGGATGTCCCTGTTCAAGTGAATAATCTCACGGGTGTCAATTCTATTGCTGCCGGTGCGTTCTCGAGCTATGCCGTGAAGTCCGACGGAACGGCCTGGTCGTGGGGCAATAATGAAAGCGGTCAGCTGGGCAATGGTACGACGAACAATACGACGGCGCCTGTGCAGGTCAGCAATTTGACAGGAGTTAAATTTATTTCGGCAGGGTTTGACCATGCACTGGCCCTGCTGACAAATGACGCTGTCAAAGCATGGGGCAGCAATGACTGCGTGCAGCTTGGTAATGCGTCTTGGACAAGTAGCAGTACGCCCGTTGATGTGGTTAACATGGATGACCCAGACTCGGCGATTGATATTTCCGCCGGTGCTTACCACAGCCTAGCAATTCTAGCTGACGGGACGGCCGTCGGCTGGGGGAACAATGATGACGGCGTGCTTGGCGACGGCAGCGAAGCTTGGCATATGGTCCCAAATGACGTTTTAAACCTGACGGGGCTGATTCAGATTTCCGGTGGATATACGCACAGTGTGGCACTCACAAGTGCCGGCACGGTATGGTCGTGGGGCAAAAACGATTATGGCCAGTTGGGTGGATATATAGGAGATGCTTCTTTGGAACCAGTACAGAGTATTACATGTGAAGATGATATAACCGCGCCGACTGCACCGACAGGACTGACATGCTCATCAAGGACAGGCACAACAGCGACGTTAACATGGTCGTCGTCAACGGATAATGTCGGTGTTACGGGGTATGATGTTTTTCGTGATGGAACAAAGATTGGCGACTCAACGACAACGTCATATACTGAGACTGGCCTGACAGCAAATACAGCCTATACATATTATGTGAAGGCGAAGGACGCAGCAGAAAATATTTCTGAAGCGAGCAATACGGTTGAAATAACGACACTTTCCAGTAATGCAATGGTTCAGCAGGTTTCGGCGGGTGGATACTTTACAGCAATTCTGAAATCAGATGGTACAGTATGGGCCTGGGGACAAAACGATTTTAACCAGTGTTGTACAGGGACTGTATCGGATTCGGAAACCCTAACCCAGATACCGGGATTAGACAATGTCATACAAATATCCGCAGGTTTTGACTTTTGCATGGCTTTAAAGACGGATGGTACAGTTTGGGCATGGGGTCGCAATTGGAATAGTGAGCTTGGGGATGGAGATAATTATCAGTTCAGTACGGCGGCCGTTCAAGTTGTCGGTCTGACAAACATTAAGGAAATTTCCGCAGGGACCTACCATGGTATGGCGTTAAAGACGGACGGCACTGTGTGGTCTTGGGGATACAACGAATATGGACAACTCGGTAACGGAACCACGGATGAATCTGATACAGCGGCTCAGATCAGCGGACTTTCAGGGGTAAAATACATTGCCTGTGGAAGTTACTCAAGCTATTCAGTCAAAACGGATGGGACAGTTTGGGCATGGGGCAAAAATGACAAAGGACAACTTGGAGACGGAACCACGGTAAATAAGACGGTACCGGTTCAGGTGGGCGGTCTTAGCGGTGTTGATAAAGTAGCTGCCGGGGCGGAGCATGCGCTGGCACTATTGACAACCGGTATCGTAATGGCCTGGGGTGCAAATGAAGAATTTCAGTTGGGAAATGGCACATCGACGAATAGCAGCACACCTGTCAATGTGACAAGCTTAAGTTCCGAGGGATCAGCTGTAGAAATTGCAACGGGAGATTATCAAAGCTTTGCCATTAAGGCCGACAGAACGGTGGCCGGTTGGGGCTATAACGACTGTGGGTTGCTTGGTGATGGAACGGAAATCTCACGTTCAACGCCAGTGGCTGTATCGAATTTGTCAAGCGTTACACAGATAGACGGGGCGTCCTACCATAGTGTTGCGCTGCTTGAAGACGGGACGGTCTGGTCCTGGGGGCGTAATAATTGTGCGCAGTTAGGCGGATCAAGTTTGGAGTATTCCACAACGGCTGTGTTAAGCAAGACAAGCAATGGAGCCTTAAGTTTCGAGTTTAGCAGTTACTCGATAACAAAACCAGAAGCCGATACAAGCTCAATTACCGTTAGTGCATCTGGTACGGATGCTGAAGGCAATCAAATCGCTCCAGAGGAGATCGTATATAGTCTACAGGATACATATTTGGGTGTCCAAGTTAATGACTCGACAGGGGTTGTTACAGTTTCGGCTGAAGCTGAATTAGGGACTGTTACACTTGTTGCGACGTTTGAGAATATTACTTGTACGGCGACTCTCAGCATTCACGATGCTGCTTCAACGACGATTACGCTCTCGGCAGCACAAAATAATTCATATAACGTTGCAGTTACAGGAAGCAGCATTTCTTCATATAGTGGCGTGACCTATACAGTCACTTATGATGCTGCAGTGCTTCAAATTAGCGATTTATGTGCGTTGACATATGCAAAAGAAACAACGACTGGTGATATTGCGGGTACTGGCATTACAATTACAAGTTTTACACCAGGAACAATTCAGTTTACCGTTGACAAAACGATACCCAGTGGTACGCAATGGTCAGGAATCATCGATGTGTTTCAATTTGTTGCGCTTCAAACACAAGAGACAACAGTACATATTGAGTAA
- a CDS encoding helix-turn-helix transcriptional regulator — MGHIKIGAFIAAKRKERGLTQEELASYLGVSKPAVSKWESGQSYPDIVLLPVLAAFFNTSVDALLGYEAQLSKQEIKALYKKLSARFATEPFETVMAECRDYVKKYHACWNLLYAVSLLYTNHAMLGGSSDAAEAVLHEAAALLERVETESGEATLAKEALSLRAYCYLATGRAAEAIDLLGDADTHALPIDPLLAKAYMLKGDTDRAKELLQRFIYTSGVTVIAAMPDLMLLYADTPNKLDACLLIAALIGDAFELRKTQPHHYFALYLTAAALFAALGAVEKALDILEDYVGIVTDETIYPLKLRGSAFFDRIEPYFDTLRLGNMAPRSETLIKKDLKDAVICNPAFDGLKTLDRFRALAERLGRLE; from the coding sequence ATGGGACATATTAAAATCGGCGCATTCATCGCGGCAAAACGGAAAGAGCGCGGCTTGACACAGGAGGAGCTTGCCTCTTATCTCGGTGTCTCAAAGCCGGCCGTTTCCAAATGGGAGTCCGGCCAGAGCTATCCCGATATCGTGCTGCTGCCTGTTTTGGCCGCCTTTTTCAACACAAGTGTCGACGCGCTGCTCGGCTATGAAGCGCAGCTGTCTAAGCAGGAGATCAAAGCGCTGTACAAAAAACTCTCCGCCCGTTTTGCGACTGAACCGTTTGAGACGGTTATGGCTGAATGCCGTGATTATGTTAAAAAATATCACGCCTGCTGGAATCTTCTATACGCGGTTTCACTTCTCTATACAAACCACGCCATGCTTGGAGGCAGCTCCGACGCGGCGGAAGCCGTGCTGCATGAAGCCGCCGCGCTGCTCGAGCGCGTCGAGACGGAGAGCGGCGAGGCAACGCTCGCCAAAGAGGCGTTGTCCCTTCGCGCCTACTGCTATCTGGCCACAGGCCGCGCCGCCGAGGCTATCGATCTCCTCGGCGACGCAGACACACACGCGCTGCCGATTGACCCGCTGCTGGCGAAAGCGTATATGCTCAAAGGTGATACCGACCGTGCCAAGGAGCTGCTCCAGCGCTTTATCTACACAAGCGGCGTCACCGTTATCGCCGCGATGCCGGATCTGATGCTGCTGTATGCCGATACGCCAAATAAGCTGGACGCGTGTCTTTTAATCGCCGCGCTAATCGGCGACGCATTTGAGCTTCGAAAGACCCAGCCTCATCATTATTTTGCGCTGTATCTGACAGCGGCTGCCCTATTTGCCGCCCTCGGCGCTGTAGAAAAGGCCCTCGACATCCTTGAAGATTACGTCGGCATCGTCACCGACGAGACTATTTATCCGCTGAAACTGCGGGGCAGCGCGTTCTTTGACCGAATTGAGCCGTATTTCGATACACTTCGTCTCGGCAACATGGCTCCGCGCAGCGAAACGCTGATTAAAAAGGACTTAAAAGACGCCGTTATCTGCAACCCGGCCTTTGACGGCCTAAAGACGCTCGACCGTTTCCGTGCACTTGCCGAGCGGCTCGGCCGTTTAGAATAA
- a CDS encoding ABC transporter ATP-binding protein yields MDILSLRHVSKSFGSLDVIRDLNLTVREHAVYGLIGKNGAGKTTTMKMVLGFLKATAGEITVCGEKVVYGQSKTNRHIGYLPDVPEFYGFMRPMEYLTLCGEISGMTPSDIKRRAGELLECVGLGTVNRKIGGFSRGMKQRLGIAQALLGAPKLLICDEPTSALDPVGRKELLDILQGVRSETAIIFSTHILADVERVCDDIGILDGGRLVLSGRLSEVKNTYRSDCVFIEPAKKESAGQLAEKLALLPDVKSAAAAENGVIAQLQSGGDARAILSALVSANLAIVKFEVREPSLEDVFLEVIQ; encoded by the coding sequence ATGGATATCCTATCCCTCCGGCACGTGTCAAAAAGCTTTGGCAGTCTCGACGTCATTCGAGACCTGAACCTGACTGTCCGGGAACACGCCGTCTACGGCCTGATTGGTAAAAACGGCGCCGGTAAGACGACAACAATGAAAATGGTGCTCGGCTTCTTAAAAGCGACGGCCGGCGAGATCACCGTCTGCGGCGAAAAAGTTGTTTACGGCCAATCAAAAACGAACAGGCATATCGGGTATCTGCCGGACGTGCCGGAATTTTACGGCTTTATGAGGCCGATGGAATATTTAACGCTTTGCGGTGAAATTTCCGGCATGACGCCGTCGGACATTAAGCGGCGTGCCGGAGAATTATTGGAATGCGTCGGCCTCGGCACCGTGAACAGAAAAATCGGCGGGTTTTCACGCGGGATGAAGCAGCGGCTGGGCATCGCGCAGGCATTGCTCGGCGCGCCGAAGCTTCTGATTTGCGACGAGCCGACGTCGGCGCTCGACCCGGTCGGGCGCAAGGAACTGCTCGACATCCTTCAAGGCGTCCGAAGCGAAACAGCGATCATCTTTTCAACACACATTCTTGCCGACGTAGAGCGCGTTTGTGACGACATTGGGATTTTGGACGGCGGCCGGCTTGTTTTAAGCGGCAGGCTTTCCGAGGTCAAAAACACATACCGAAGCGATTGCGTGTTCATTGAACCGGCAAAAAAAGAAAGCGCCGGGCAGCTCGCCGAAAAACTGGCGTTACTGCCGGACGTTAAAAGTGCCGCCGCCGCGGAAAACGGCGTCATCGCACAGCTGCAAAGCGGCGGCGACGCGCGCGCCATCCTCTCCGCTCTGGTCAGCGCGAATCTCGCCATTGTCAAATTTGAAGTCCGCGAGCCGTCGCTTGAAGACGTCTTTCTGGAGGTGATCCAATGA
- the fetB gene encoding iron export ABC transporter permease subunit FetB — protein MSLTSLLIASLLVLITLVFSYWQKLKLEKETLVSVIRAVVQLIAVGYVLQYIFGMKSPVFTTLLLIFMMVNAAYNAAKRGKGLKNGWLISVAAIALGTAVTLSVLILAGAIAYDAYQIIPVGGMVISNSMVALGLCYRQLTSDFKIKRQEVETKLALGADILPSTVEIIRDAIRTGMMPTIDSAKTLGIVALPGMMTGLILAGTSPLNAIKYQIMVTFMLLSTTSISSFVACYLAYKGFFNARKQLVR, from the coding sequence ATCAGTTTGACATCGCTTTTGATAGCGTCATTGCTTGTTCTGATAACGCTTGTTTTCTCGTATTGGCAGAAGCTGAAGCTTGAGAAGGAAACGCTCGTCAGCGTCATCCGGGCTGTTGTTCAGCTTATTGCCGTCGGGTATGTTCTGCAGTATATATTCGGCATGAAAAGCCCCGTTTTCACAACGCTGCTGCTTATTTTCATGATGGTCAACGCCGCTTATAACGCCGCAAAAAGGGGAAAAGGTCTCAAAAACGGATGGCTCATTTCCGTCGCAGCCATCGCCCTGGGGACAGCCGTCACGCTCTCTGTTTTGATTCTGGCCGGGGCGATTGCGTATGACGCGTACCAGATCATTCCTGTCGGCGGCATGGTCATCAGCAATTCGATGGTCGCGCTGGGGCTTTGCTATCGGCAGCTAACATCCGATTTCAAGATAAAACGGCAGGAAGTGGAGACGAAATTGGCGCTCGGGGCAGATATCCTGCCATCCACCGTCGAGATCATCCGCGACGCCATCAGAACAGGCATGATGCCGACGATCGATTCGGCGAAAACACTTGGCATCGTCGCCCTCCCCGGCATGATGACAGGCCTTATCCTTGCGGGAACGTCGCCTTTGAACGCCATTAAGTATCAGATAATGGTGACGTTTATGCTGCTGTCAACAACGTCCATTTCGTCGTTTGTCGCCTGCTATCTGGCTTATAAGGGCTTTTTCAACGCGCGTAAGCAGCTCGTGCGCTAA
- a CDS encoding zinc ABC transporter substrate-binding protein: MVKKWLALMVGLAVILGASSCNVGQPKGQTADNGKIKVVVTFDVLRQFAETVGGDKVAVSVIVPDGTEVHDFEPKAKDLAALSEADVFVYNGLGLESWVDEALASSGNSGLIVVNASEGAEPIVLTNAAEISEHGQYDPHLWLSLKGAQVEVRNIQNALIKASPENKALFEQNGADFTAQLEGLYSEYAAKFQTVSTKDFVTGHAAFGYLCRDFGLTQNSVEDVFAEGEPTAQKLAALITYCREHNVKTIFAEQMASPAVSQTLANEVGAQVKTIYTLESSEDGQSYLQRMTANLASIYDSLK, encoded by the coding sequence ATGGTTAAAAAATGGCTTGCGCTCATGGTCGGCCTCGCCGTCATACTCGGCGCTTCAAGCTGCAATGTCGGGCAGCCGAAGGGCCAGACAGCTGATAACGGTAAAATCAAGGTCGTTGTGACGTTTGATGTGCTGCGGCAGTTTGCCGAAACCGTCGGCGGCGACAAGGTCGCAGTCTCCGTGATCGTTCCGGACGGCACGGAAGTACACGATTTCGAGCCGAAGGCAAAGGACCTTGCGGCGCTCTCGGAGGCCGATGTCTTTGTCTATAACGGTCTTGGGCTGGAGTCATGGGTGGATGAGGCGCTGGCATCATCCGGTAACAGCGGGTTAATTGTTGTCAACGCGTCGGAAGGCGCCGAGCCGATTGTGTTAACAAACGCTGCGGAAATCAGCGAGCACGGGCAGTATGACCCGCATCTCTGGCTGAGCCTCAAAGGCGCTCAAGTCGAGGTCCGCAATATTCAAAATGCGCTCATCAAGGCGTCGCCAGAGAATAAAGCGCTGTTTGAACAAAACGGTGCCGATTTTACTGCGCAGCTTGAAGGCCTCTATTCAGAATACGCCGCGAAATTCCAAACCGTCTCGACGAAAGATTTTGTCACGGGCCACGCGGCGTTCGGCTATCTCTGCCGTGATTTCGGCTTGACGCAAAACAGCGTCGAAGATGTCTTCGCTGAAGGCGAGCCGACAGCGCAGAAGCTCGCGGCGCTGATCACATACTGCCGGGAACACAACGTCAAAACAATCTTTGCCGAGCAAATGGCAAGCCCAGCCGTCTCCCAAACGCTGGCCAATGAGGTCGGCGCACAGGTGAAGACGATCTATACGCTGGAAAGCTCAGAGGACGGGCAGTCCTATCTCCAGCGCATGACGGCAAATTTGGCATCAATATATGACAGCTTGAAGTAA
- a CDS encoding ATP-binding cassette domain-containing protein produces the protein MPLLELKNVSYESDGKTILDNISLRIDAGDCVSIMGPSGSGKSTLLRLCSHLISPTGGVIVYNGKSLEAYNPIQLRRSIAYCFQTPYLFGDTVLDNIKFPYAIRNLRIDQNRVRDLFEMIGLTDDYLARDVKDLSGGEKQRIAFIRSLLFRPEILLLDEITSALDSENASAVERVVKAENEAGTTVLWVTHDPLQSRRIADTQMIMEAGKLKSWEVLR, from the coding sequence TTGCCGTTATTAGAATTGAAGAACGTCAGCTATGAAAGCGACGGGAAAACAATACTCGATAATATTTCGCTGCGCATAGACGCGGGGGATTGTGTTTCAATCATGGGCCCGTCCGGCAGCGGCAAAAGCACGCTGCTCCGGCTGTGCAGTCATCTGATTAGTCCGACGGGCGGCGTCATTGTGTATAACGGTAAAAGCTTAGAGGCGTACAATCCCATCCAGCTGCGCAGAAGCATCGCCTATTGCTTTCAGACGCCGTATCTCTTTGGTGATACGGTCTTGGATAATATTAAATTCCCGTACGCCATCAGGAATTTACGGATCGATCAGAACCGGGTGCGCGACCTGTTTGAGATGATCGGTTTGACGGACGATTATTTGGCGCGTGATGTCAAAGACCTTTCCGGGGGCGAAAAGCAGCGGATTGCCTTCATCCGCTCTTTGCTGTTCAGGCCAGAGATTCTGCTGCTCGACGAAATAACGTCGGCGCTTGACTCAGAGAACGCATCCGCCGTTGAGCGTGTCGTCAAAGCTGAAAACGAAGCGGGGACGACCGTCTTGTGGGTCACACATGATCCTCTGCAAAGCCGCCGTATCGCCGACACGCAGATGATTATGGAAGCTGGCAAGCTGAAATCGTGGGAGGTTTTAAGGTGA
- a CDS encoding demethoxyubiquinone hydroxylase family protein encodes MALLGNPFVANVTKQMTPEETLQALRVDIAGELEAIIGYEAHAAATSDMRVKKVLAHIADEERQHVGELQQLLYVLSPNDMEQTEKGRQAVLSQQQQNFQPAMQ; translated from the coding sequence ATGGCACTGTTAGGAAACCCCTTTGTCGCCAACGTCACAAAGCAGATGACGCCGGAGGAGACGCTCCAGGCGCTCCGTGTCGATATTGCAGGGGAGCTCGAGGCAATCATCGGATACGAGGCGCACGCGGCGGCGACGAGCGATATGCGCGTTAAGAAGGTTTTAGCTCATATTGCCGACGAGGAGCGGCAGCACGTCGGCGAGCTTCAGCAGCTGTTGTACGTGCTCAGCCCGAACGACATGGAACAGACGGAGAAAGGGAGACAGGCCGTCCTCAGTCAGCAGCAGCAGAATTTTCAGCCTGCAATGCAGTAG
- a CDS encoding PLDc N-terminal domain-containing protein, with protein sequence MSNLSALTPYIPFLIPIAAVELGLLIAALISIFRHKTYRVGNRVIWIIVAVVFNIIGPILYFAIARGDE encoded by the coding sequence ATGTCTAACTTGTCAGCACTCACGCCGTATATCCCCTTTCTCATTCCGATTGCCGCCGTCGAACTTGGGCTTCTGATTGCCGCACTCATCTCGATCTTTCGCCACAAGACATATCGCGTCGGGAACAGAGTTATCTGGATTATTGTCGCGGTGGTCTTCAATATCATTGGCCCCATCCTTTACTTTGCCATCGCGCGGGGTGACGAGTGA